A genomic region of Halobacteriovorax sp. JY17 contains the following coding sequences:
- a CDS encoding metal-dependent transcriptional regulator: MTGKTHEIELSHSMAHYLLTIHKLKESRGFARVTDIAKDLGLTKGSVSTALNNLKKKGFVEEEEDCKFLILTDKGHDEVHRILSSRTLLFYFLKDFVGVNEETAERDSCLMEHLMSSETGTKFFDFMKNLACTCERIEKEGGKVPAGFKFQSSLDFCEFDSAEKFFASQTGDSHLGEKE; this comes from the coding sequence ATGACTGGAAAAACACACGAAATAGAATTATCACACTCGATGGCCCATTACCTTCTGACGATTCATAAGTTGAAAGAGAGTAGAGGTTTTGCGAGAGTTACAGATATTGCAAAAGACCTTGGGCTTACTAAGGGAAGTGTATCAACGGCACTTAATAATTTAAAAAAGAAAGGTTTTGTCGAAGAAGAGGAAGATTGCAAATTTCTCATTCTTACGGATAAGGGTCACGATGAAGTTCATAGAATTCTTTCTTCTAGAACTTTACTCTTCTATTTTCTAAAAGACTTTGTTGGAGTAAACGAAGAGACTGCTGAAAGAGATTCTTGTTTAATGGAGCACTTAATGAGTTCTGAAACAGGGACGAAGTTCTTTGATTTTATGAAGAATCTTGCATGTACTTGTGAGAGAATCGAAAAAGAAGGTGGAAAGGTTCCTGCTGGATTTAAGTTTCAATCATCTTTAGACTTCTGCGAATTTGATAGTGCTGAGAAGTTCTTTGCCAGTCAGACGGGGGACTCACATCTTGGTGAAAAAGAGTAA